CACATAGACTTCTATCTCCTAGGGATCAGCGGCGGTACAGACACCCactaatcaaaacttttgatatgtctctatgacatttaatattttttttttaaactcagtgaccctttaagcaTTTTGTGCATGCTACTGTCACTGCAAGTCCAGTAATGGTACACATATTCCACTTATGAAGACTAAAAAGCAGGGACAGGACGACATGAGGTGAAtattaaaaaatacacatttattggtACAAACATAAACACTGTATTCAGCAATCAGCAACTATTGTTGGCAACTTTTTGCATTATGTTccaaatttcagaatttacattgTAGTATATTTCTTTCACATGcgctaaaatataaataaatacaatcaAATTTAGTTATATAATCAGTTTGGTATTCTGCTGGAAATTTTTGGGTGGCATTATTGGACAAGAAAATAAATTCATATCTTTACTCATTTACACACACAAAAACACTATAtagatatactgtactataagtTGTGCGTCAGTTTAAATGAAAGTGGTTTCATATTTTGTACAACCTCTAAAAACTAAGTAGGCTTAACTCCATAAAATGTTCTTGTTTCTTCAGtttgccagtttttttttgtataatagtgccttcacatgcagcagattttgttgctgaaatttctgcgactgaaaattaGTTCTATTTaactgaatggggttgttttggcagCAAGCCTCATTGAGATGAAAGGAACTAATTTTGAAACACAGAAAATTTTTacaacaaaatctgccacatgtgaaggcaACCCAAACCAAAATAACTGCCATGAAAAAAACTTAAGTGAAGAAAGCCTTGGGTTTTCTgcacttaagttttttttttcatggcagttaggcctcctgcacacgaatgtgtgctccCCGTGGCTGTAttacggaccgcatttgcggatctgcaatacataggctctgttccgtgggcattccgcatcacagatgcgcacccattcacttcaatgggtctgcaaatccggaatggaagcacggaacggaaccctatgaagcactacagagtgcttccgtagggttttgtcccatacttccgttccgcaaaaagatagaacatgtcctatctttttgcggaaccggaggatcacagacccattaaagtgaataggtccgcgatccgctgcggctgccccatggtgggTGTTTGTGCCTTATTTTGGTTTGTGAAAAACGCAATGTTTTTTGTCAAATATTTTGATGTTTTTATCTGAATTTTTCTTTCCTACAGAGTAGTCTTGAAAAGAGAATGTTGCATAAAAAACTGTATATACCCCCAAAAGCACACCAAAAGTAAGAAAAAAGGTACAGAAAAAGCCACACTATTGGTAGAGAGCTTTATATCTCCCAATTGCCTTACAGCAAACGTAGCCTTTGCATTTTTGGGTGGAAAAAATACAACAAGGAAAACTCTGCAAAATACCACTGAAAGTGGTCTGTTTCCAAAAAATGCTACTTGGGTGGTTACACACACtgggtcagatttattaatgcatCTTAGCCAAACTCTGTATAAAAAATAGGGTGCACGTTGAcgcaatttggcacatctagtATTTGAACATTTTTTCCCAACACACATGACATGGGGTGGGGCTTTATGGAAAAGAAGGGGGCTTAAGGTGTGCTTTTTCTGCACCACATATCCCTGaaacagatttatcatccagcctggtaCAGATTGTTTTCACCAAAATTGTGCAGTAAAGCTCGCCATGTGAACGGGTAAAAATTCAGCTCGGGTGCAATGGGTGAGGTgaacgcactgaatccagacccattcacttcaaaggggctgtgcagatgagtggtgattttcacgcatcacttgtgcgtttttcacgcaacataggccccatagaaataaatggggctgtgtgaaaatcgcaagcatccgcaagcaagtgcgggtgcggtgCAATTTTTATGCATGGTTGTTAGGAAAttgtagggatgagcaaccccggaccccattaaagtctattcactgaataattttctcttataactaataatattgttataagggaaaataatagcattcttaatacagaatgcttagtaaaatgtgccttgaggggttaaaaaataaattaaaaaaattaactcaccacttgacgtaatcgcgctcacgaTGTGGTGAGTgtagtgacatcagcgcaggtcctgctgaatgaagatagaagatccttctatcttcattcagcaggacctgcgctgacgtcatcacgctcaccacatggtgagcatgattacgtcatcaaaggtccttttgcaggtcctgaaagaagaagaaagaagacgatgctgaCTGCgcaaacaagaggatgaggtgagttatgtttttattatttttaaaccctcaattgacattatacttagcattctgtattaaagaatgctattattttcaattataaccatgttataatggaaaataataaaatctacagaacacctaacccaaaaccaaacttcagtgaagaagtccgggttcgggtaccacattcagttttttctcccgtgcgtgcaaaacacattgcactcgtgcgggaaaaactgaacatcagaacacaatcgcagacaaaactgactgcaattgcgtgcctactcgcgcgggtttcccgcaatgcactctGAACGTATCTGGCCCTCACCGGTGACACCCGCGTGGAGGGGGCctaaggattagtaaatctggaacagtgtgttttttggggggaaaacagcACTGGAGTTATTGATTCAGGTTTTTGACCTACAGCCAGAAGTAGGGTCCCAAGAAAGGATACATTTTCTCCTTTACATTTCCCATTCCTTTTTGAATCAacatcagttgtttttttttttttgggggggggggggggggacaaaatcAAAACATTTTCCATAAAACTCTGTGTTTGAAAAATGTTTATGGTCCCAAGCACACTACTATAAATAGCAGGGCCCAACCTGTCTGTGCCATATGGTACAAGCAACTCAGAAGGGAGGTAAGTTTGTCCTGACTGATCAGCCATATTTGCCATATCCACATCTAGGGCTCCAAGACACTATTTACATACATAAACAATTTTGAACCACCTCCCAGTCTTACAGACGTGTAATAGTGGCATTTTTCTGAAAAGAATTACAGTAAGTTAAAAGTTACTGTATGTATTTGGAGGTGTGCCTAGTTAGCAGGGGTTGTACAAATGTCACAACCCCTTTACATTTAAAAGAGAATTACAACTTTATTCTTAAATTAGCTATTTTTGTTGCATTATTCAAGTTTTTCCTGGGTTTTATTTTCAGTGCAGAAACTATGTAATTTTCACTATCACTTCTTGGACCACAGCTGACCACTATGCAGTTTATAATCCAAAACTGTTTTTGAAGGCTTATGGCAACTTGTAAGTGTGCACTACTCAGATTCAGAGTGAGTTAAATCCTTGTCCTCTTCCACTGGCATACTGTAGGAAGGCTTTCATGATCTAGTCAATATACTAGAAGAGGAGGACATTACTCTTGTGCATGGAATCAAGTTTTGATTTAAAGGTATttatgttatatatatgttctaagtGAAATTTTGCATTATATCACACTTTTGAAGAGATTGTCAAGAGCAGGGAAAGTTATGCTAGAGGTCATGTTTTTGGAGATGGATCAGTATTAATATAGTCTTTGCCCACAGCTGTCAAATCCCATGGTTGTTCTAAGAACTCAGATGTTTCCTCTGCAATCTGCCCTGGAATTCGGAAGTCTACAGCTGGTTGATCCCCTTTAGGGGTGATATGAACAACTGCCCTAGTGTCTGGTGGGCAGCCAGTACCCTGCAAAAACTGCAAGAAATTTTCTTCAATAGAGCCTTCCCGACTTGGCAATCGAAGTTCATCCTCCCCAGTACCACCCCGTTTTAAGAAACATCCAACCCACCTTCCCAGTTCTTCACGAATTTGACGATTTAGGCAACCATAAAATATTGGATTAGAGGCAAAGCAAAGAAACCCCATCCACGTGACAATCCATTCCATTCGTGATCCAGGGGGTGGAGGTGGAGAACGCAGTGCAGCATATAAATGGAAGCCAAAATAAGGTAACCAACATAATAGAAACTGACCCCCTACTGCAGCTAATACAGCTGCTGCCTTCCCACCACTTCCAGAACCACCACCTGTCACTCGTTGCTGAGGAGTTCCACGTGTGGCTCCTGAGCCTGTTACCATGGTGGAACGGCTGCTGAGAGATTCTGAGCGCCTGCGCTGAGGTGAAGTGTCCATCCAAGTGGGCAGAGGCCCTTGATGGAGAGCAGCTACCCGTGCCACCTTGAACATACTGCAGTACACaacaatgatgatgatgagaggCAGTAAGAAATAAAAGGAGGAATAGAAGAGAAGAAATCCTGCTCGGAAGACACTGTTGCCACCTGCCTGTAAACTGCAATGTCCAGGGACAGGGGGGTTCCATCCTAAAACAGGGATAAGGGATGTGAGAACAGCTTTAATCCAGACTCCAGCTAGTACCCAGCTGACTAGTCCCATGGTCATCTTGACCTGGTACCTCATGGGATGTACAACATAGTAATATCTCTCAATATTTATAGCAGAGATTGATAGTATGCCAGTGCTGGTAAGACAGACACTCAAGAACAAGTATGCACGACAAGCCATTTGTCCTAATCCCTGGATTTCATACAGGGATGGGCCTCCACTTCCAGACAACATAGCCAAGGGCATAAGTGTAAGTGCAGCCAAGAGATCCACCACGCACAAGTGGAAGACCAGAACAAACTTCCTGAGGGATGGAGTCTTCATGATGACCCCCATGACAGCCACATTCCCAGCTACTGCCAGTAGGTCCATAAGAAGCATTATGAAAAGGGCCCCATAATGGGGATTTTCTGTAGTAGGGCTCCCTGAAGCATTGAGTGAAACATTCCATGTGAGAGAGGGAAGGGAGGTATCCATGAGGATGATTTGGATAAAAGGTCACCATCACTCTCTTTTTCAAGGGACCATCACCCATTATACCCCAAGCAGTGAGGTAAGACCTGAGAGAATCAGTGAAAACTCAGAAAGACCACAAAGAATGAGcagaaataaaacacaaacaaaaaatatgactaagcaaaaaaataaagaaacataaaaaagaaaacatggtaataaaaaagtgaaatctaAAGGGAACTAAGGGAATACAAAGGAAATGTAACTGGGAAAGGGTAAAGGTCAAGGTGAGAGGAATAGGGGAGAAAAAGGAGGTGCCTTCAAGACTTTTTACATTTCGGGTAAATATTTGTCACATACAGATGTTTCTTGTGCAAGTACTATAAATTTTTGCCatgaatttaaatttttgcaaAATCATTACTTTGTTCCTGTCGTTCctgctgagattttttttatttatttgggccTTTTGGTCTTTGTTGCTGACAGTTAATCCAATGTGAGATTTAGGATAATCTTCATTATATTTCTTATAGCTGATCATTACTCTTCACCGATCTGTATCACAGTGTCCTTTATTTTTCAGGTAATTTTTTCGAGGCATCATTATTTACTCCCTCCAGTTAATTACCTTTTCTTGGAATTCATGTCTTTATGCAAAGAACTAACCCTTTAGGTACTGTCAAAAATAGAGCGCAGCTCCTTTCTTGGTAAACGTAGGTGTCATCGAAAATGAATGCCGGGTTTGTAGGGGTCTTTAAAATAGAGATTTCTTTTCCTTTAAATCTGAACAGGTTACCCCCTGGCGTTCTGaaaatgtactgtatatgacctGAAAATGAGAGATAATACGGGTTAATAAAAATGTGCTGAGTGTAATAAGAAACCAAATGCAATATATTTTTAGTGAGAAGAAGAATCTGTTGGGCATTATACATGGCTATAAATACATTACATTCAGTTTGTATGGTAATCTATAGTGTTATATATAccggggtatatatatatatatatatatatatatatagtgcatagTCATTACATTGTAAATGTGTGATTATATAAAGAGACAGCAAAATGCAAACATATATCTTATATATACCACTCTATATCTGTCCAGCCTTTAAGTCATACACCTGCATATAGCCCTATTTACCAGGTTCATCTGAGCCATATGCCTTTTGTATTCACCCTCAATTACATAAATGCAAACCTTGCAATCATATTTGTGGCTATGCACAGAACCCATCTGATTTCCCCACATACCTGTCTGCAGGAGCCGGATCTGCATCCAGGGAGCAGGAGACCAGAGAAGCAGCTCAGCCCCTAACCATCTAATGCATAGCACTGCAGTGAGGGAGCAGACAGGCTCAGGGTCCTACAGTCACTCAGATTAACACAGCATCACAGTAAGAATATTACAATGGGGGATCCAATCTCCTTCTTATGGTATCACACTGTACATGTAACATTTCAATCTTATATTAGCTTTTGTTTGTTAGTCTGCATACAGCAAGTAGTGTATATCAGTATACAAAATGAGATGTGCCCTCCTTATATCCTTAAATAAGGCTTGTATTCTAAAtctgaatggacatacggatgcggatcatATCCACAAAACAAAATGCAGACAGCTCGCAGTCCGCGCCCAGATTTTGTGTATTCATAATTTACAGACGGCAACACAGGTAtgtccatgtgcatgaggcctacaggTCATAGTTACTGATACAAGGACAGTTTCCAGCTTGTCTTCATCCTGGTGGAACTGGTGTTTCCACCTGCCGTTGTACTAGTGTGTACAACCTTTTTCATTGATACGCTGACATTTTGATgtatttttcagtgattttaattCTTTTAATGTAGGTACAAAGGAGTAAGGACACTTTAGGCAGGTTATATAAGATTTTCCAAAATATCGACTAATTTGTTGTGTTTAAAAGGAAGACCTTCTGACCTAATAGTGTGGTGTGACCAATAGGCTAGTAGTCAGCATGTGCACTAAACATAACCACGGAGACTGGCACCCTATAGCAGATTTATTAGTAATATGTGTGTAATTAGAATATTAACCACTTCCTTCCTGATAGGCGTCTGAGTGGGTGTTCATTGGTATTTTACACCTTATGTCATAACTGTTTCAATGTGCCCTTGTATCAGTAAGTATGACCCTAGTTATGGTTCCTTTTTTTACCTCTCACAGCTgtctaaagggagtctgtcaccagtggCATGTAGATGACAGGGGAGCAGGCATACTTGC
This is a stretch of genomic DNA from Bufo gargarizans isolate SCDJY-AF-19 chromosome 3, ASM1485885v1, whole genome shotgun sequence. It encodes these proteins:
- the GPR61 gene encoding G-protein coupled receptor 61, whose protein sequence is MDTSLPSLTWNVSLNASGSPTTENPHYGALFIMLLMDLLAVAGNVAVMGVIMKTPSLRKFVLVFHLCVVDLLAALTLMPLAMLSGSGGPSLYEIQGLGQMACRAYLFLSVCLTSTGILSISAINIERYYYVVHPMRYQVKMTMGLVSWVLAGVWIKAVLTSLIPVLGWNPPVPGHCSLQAGGNSVFRAGFLLFYSSFYFLLPLIIIIVVYCSMFKVARVAALHQGPLPTWMDTSPQRRRSESLSSRSTMVTGSGATRGTPQQRVTGGGSGSGGKAAAVLAAVGGQFLLCWLPYFGFHLYAALRSPPPPPGSRMEWIVTWMGFLCFASNPIFYGCLNRQIREELGRWVGCFLKRGGTGEDELRLPSREGSIEENFLQFLQGTGCPPDTRAVVHITPKGDQPAVDFRIPGQIAEETSEFLEQPWDLTAVGKDYINTDPSPKT